In Aspergillus fumigatus Af293 chromosome 4, whole genome shotgun sequence, one genomic interval encodes:
- a CDS encoding RraA family protein yields MNFVSRKRVIFEILPSHPTRRPRLIFSPFHVPSSQVQRRTMSNSIDQKLAELQKYSACDVSDALLKLQKLPAGTAARAGHLADFTPFSPSIGRNATQPKIIAPASTFKFIPKDDRIPPSAEPVDSHGFPAGTHWVDFAKPGTIAVLEQPANQHCAVLGGIMAVRMKVLGVRGVLVNGRVRDLEEINECKLPVWAKGTSTVGSGAEAKPGARDVPVDVGGVTVSPGDIIFCDPLEGVVAIPQELLDQVLELMPRLVAMDDKVKVAVSQGMSVFDAFKQFRAKV; encoded by the exons ATGAACTTCGTGTCGCGGAAACGCGTTATCTTTGAAATTCTTCCTTCCCATCCTACTCGTCGACCACGGCTGATCTTCAGCCCATTCCACGTCCCTTCCTCCCAGGTTCAAAGACGCACCATGTCCAATTCGATCGACCAGAAACTGGCCGAACtgcagaaatactctgcgtGCGAT GTATCAGATGCTCTCCTCAAACTGCAGAAACTCCCAGCAGGAACAGCCGCCCGAGCAGGGCACCTGGCCGACTTCA CCCCTTTCTCCCCCTCGATAGGCCGCAACGCAACGCAACCCAAAATCATCGCCCCAGCATCAACTTTCAAGTTCATCCCCAAGGACGACCGCATCCCACCAAGTGCCGAACCTGTGGACTCCCATGGCTTCCCAGCAGGAACGCACTGGGTCGACTTCGCCAAGCCAGGCACCATCGCCGTGCTCGAGCAGCCTGCAAACCAGCACTGCGCCGTCCTTGGTGGGATCATGGCCGTTCGGATGAAGGTTTTGGGTGTGCGCGGAGTGCTGGTGAACGGGCGTGTGAGGGATCTAGAGGAGATTAATGAGTGCAAGCTGCCG GTTTGGGCGAAGGGGACGTCGACGGTTGGGTCGGGTGCGGAGGCGAAGCCGGGGGCCAGGGATGTGCCGGTTGATGTTGGGGGCGTGACTGTTTCCCCG GGCGATATTATTTTCTGTGATCCTTTGGAAGGCGTGGTTGCGATTCCTCAAGAGCTCCTGGATCAAGTGCTGGAACTCATGCCGAGATTAGTGGCCATGGATGATAAGGTCAAGGTCGCCGTGTCTCAGGGAATGAGTGTCTTTGATGCGTTCAAACAGTTCCGTGCGAAGGTTTGA
- a CDS encoding 3-ketoacyl-coA thiolase peroxisomal A precursor: MSSAQQRLSQVSSHFTSGGKKGVAAITEKHPDDIVVTCALRTALTKGGKGGFKDTAAADLLAGVFKGLIDRSGIDPKVVEDVAVGSVLAPGGGATEFRAAALVAGFPESTAVRSLNRQCSSGLQAIVDIANAIKSGMIEVGIGAGVESMSSQYGPGAVTEFSELLESHPESANCKVPMGVLSEQMAKDRNISRAVQDAFAASSYQKAVKAQKAGLFNEEIVPLQVKWTDPKTGEEKTITVKADDGIRDGITPESLGKIRPAFAKDGSIHAGNASQISDGAAAVLLMKRSTAERLGQKIIGKYVAASVVGVKPLLMGIGPWKAIPVALEKAGITKDEVDIYEINEAFASQCVWCVNELGLPHEKINPKGGAIAFGHPLGCTGARQISTLLTELKRTNKKVGVTSMCVGTGMGMAAVWVAE, encoded by the exons ATGTCTTCTG CTCAACAGCGTCTTTCTCAAGTCTCCTCCCACTTCACGTCGGGAGGCAAGAAGGGCGTCGCCGCCATCACCGAGAAGCATCCCGATGATATCGTTGTCACATGTGCCCTGCGTACTGCCCTGACCAAGGGTGGAAAGGGAGGTTTCAAGGATACCGCTGCCGCTGATCTTTTGGCCGGTGTTTTCAAGGGCCTCATCGACCGCAGTGGCATCGACCCCAAGGTGGTGGAagatgttgctgttggttCCGTTCTTGCCCCTGGTGGCGGTGCTACCGAGTTCCGTGCTGCTGCCCTTGTTGCCGGCTTCCCCGAGTCGACCGCTGTCAGAAGCTTGAACAGACAGTGCTCCAGTGGTCTTCAGGCCATTGTGGACATCGCCAACGCGATCAAGTCCGGCATGATTGAAGTTGGCATTGGCGCAGGTGTGGAGAGCATGTCCTCTCAGTACGG ACCTGGCGCCGTTACCGAGTTCTCTGAGCTCCTTGAGAGCCATCCCGAGTCCGCCAACTGCAAGGTCCCGATGGGTGTCTTGTCAGAACAGATGGCTAAGGACCGTAACATTTCTCGCGCCGTCCAAGATGCTTTCGCTGCCTCTTCATACCAGAAGGCCGTCAAGGCTCAGAAGGCCGGTCTCTTCAACGAGGAGATTGTTCCTCTCCAGGTCAAGTGGACTGATCCCAAGACcggtgaggagaagaccATTACCGTCAAGGCCGACGATGGCATCCGTGACGGCATCACCCCCGAGTCCCTCGGCAAGATTCGTCCCGCTTTCGCCAAGGATGGTTCCATCCACGCCGGTAACGCCTCTCAGATCTCCGACGGTGCTGCCGCcgtgctgctgatgaagcgTTCCACCGCTGAGCGCCTCggccagaagatcatcgGCAAGTATGTTGCCGCCAGCGTTGTCGGTGTCAAGCCCCTGCTCATGGGTATCGGCCCTTGGAAGGCCATTCCCGTCGCCCTGGAGAAGGCTGGCATCACCAAGGATGAGGTTGACATCTATGAGATCAACGAGGCCTTTGCTTCCCAGTGTGTGTGGTGCGTCAACGAGCTTGGCCTGCCCCACGAGAAGATCAACCCCAAGGGAGGTGCTATAGCCTTTGGCCACCCTCTCGGCTGCACCGGTGCTAGGCAGATCAGCACCCTTCTGACAGAGCTTAAGCGCACCAACAAGAAGGTCGGTGTCACCAGCATGTGTGTGGGTACGGGTATGGGTATGGCCGCTGTCTGGGTCGCCGAATAA
- a CDS encoding NRAMP family metal ion transporter, whose product MNCPSRTDDTLKHPGWNQNPPALNADMTTRNDLNGIANSKVHRRHASGMGGVSGEGIMETDSQSHNQDCTESEIVETKTLGGVIAAASGYENPQSHRESPRRYTNLTTIITSHIIHVRQSLAKFARFVGPGFLIAVAYIDPGNYATDVAAGAEFRYALLFIVLLSNLFAIFLQSLCIKLGSVTGLNLAENCREHLPKWLVYILYFLSEAAIVATDIAEVVGSAIALNLLLKIPLVAGCAITLADVLFLLIFYRPNGSIWGLRLFEYFVMALVLGVVVCFCIQLSLIREQSVRDVFRGYLPSSAIVQSKGLYQSCGILGATVMPHSIFLGSGVVQPRLKEFDVTKGYVDPAVCLGSTDGKVEYRPSIHAIRGCMKYSIIELSLSLFTFALFVNSSILIVAGASLYGSSGADNADLWGIHDLLSSSIAPVAGLIFALALLLSGISAGIVCTMAGQMVSEGMLKWTIRPWLRRLITRSISIIPSIIIAAAVGKDGLDKTLTASQVVLSVILPFVTAPLIYFTCRNRYMTVPADRVGGEEADNLSEGVKMRNNFLVSALALLIWLVIAVMNVALLVLVGLGKA is encoded by the exons ATGAATTGCCCTTCACGAACCGACGACACTCTAAAGCATCCGGGCTGGAACCAGAATCCTCCCGCGTTGAATGCAGATATGACTACTCGAAATGATCTCAACGGCATTGCCAACTCCAAAGTACACCGGAGGCATGCATCAGGGATGGGAGGAGTCTCAGGAGAAGGCATTATGGAGACAGACTCTCAGTCACACAATCAAGACTGTACCGAATCCGAGATCGTGGAGACGAAGACACTAGGCGGAGTGATTGCTGCTGCCTCCGGGTACGAAAATCCCCAAAGTCACAGGGAATCGCCCCGCCGTTACACAAATTTGACTACAATAATCACCTCCCATATTATCCACGTCAGGCAGAGTCTTGCCAAGTTCGCTCGCTTCGTGGGCCCCGGGTTCTTGATTGCTGTTGCTTACATTGATCCTGGAAATTATGCCACCGACGTGGCTGCTGGTGCAGAGTTCCGATATGCGCTGCTTTTCATTGTCCTGCTGTCCAATCTCTTCGCCATTTTCTTGCAGTCTCTGTGTATCAAGCTTGGAAGTGTGACCGGCCTCAACCTGGCGGAGAACTGTAGGGAACATCTTCCTAAATGGTTGGTATACATTCTGTACTTCTTGTCAGAAGCCGCCATTGTTGCGACTGACATTGCCGAA GTCGTGGGTTCAGCTATTGCTCTCAACCTCCTTCTTAAAATCCCGCTGGTTGCTGGATGTGCCATCACGCTCGCCGAtgttctcttccttctcatttTCTATAGACCCAACGGATCCATCTGGGGGCTGCGACTTTTTGAATACTTTGTTATGGCATTGGTCCTGGGGGTGGTAGTATGCTTCTGTATACAGCTTTCTCTTATCAGGGAACAATCCGTTCGCGATGTGTTTAGAGGCTATTtaccatcttctgccataGTACAGTCCAAAGG TTTATACCAGAGCTGCGGTATCCTCGGCGCTACGGTCATGCCTCACTCAATATTTCTTGGCAGTGGTGTCGTCCAGCCGCGATTGAAGGAGTTCGATGTCACCAAGGGATATGTGGACCCGGCCGTCTGTCTTGGAAGCACTGACGGGAAAGTCGAGTATAGGCCGTCCATTCACGCCATCCGAGGCTGCATGAAGTACTCGATCATTGAGTTATCGCTGTCGCTTTTCACCTTTGCTCTTTTTGTAAACAGTTCCATCTTGATCGTTGCTGGTGCCTCGTTATACGGGAGCTCCGGCGCTGACAATGCTGACCTTTGGGGAATTCACGACTTACTATCCAGCTCCATAGCCCCGGTTGCCGGCTTGATCTTTGCGCTGGCACTGCTCCTGTCGGGCATTTCCGCGGGAATTGTGTGCACTATGGCAGGTCAAATGGTGAGCGAGGGGATGCTGAAATGGACGATCAGGCCCTGGCTTCGCAGACTCATTACTCGATCCATCAGTATCATTCCCAGTATCATTATCGCAGCAGCTGTGGGAAAGGATGGGTTAGACAAAACCCTTACCGCCAGTCAAGTAGTACTGAGCGTAATTCTACCCTTCGTGACGGCACCGTTGATCTATTTCACTTGCCGCAACCGTTATATGACCGTGCCAGCTGATCGCgttggcggagaggaggcGGACAATCTGTCCGAAGGAGTCAAGATGCGAAATAATTTTCTGGTTTCTGCGCTAGCCCTCCTGATCTGGTTGGTGATCGCGGTGATGAACGTGGCGTTGCTGGTTCTTGTCGGATTGGGCAAGGCCTGA
- a CDS encoding putative SNF7 family protein (Cta1) — protein MNRLFGTKNTAPKPTLDDAISKVDNRIASIDVKLASLNAELSTYQAKIAKMRDGPGKNALRQKALKVLQRRKQYEAQRDQLSQQSWNMEQAGMMQDNLKNVMTTVDAMKTTTKELKKQYGKVDIDKIERMQDEMADLMDIGNEIQESISRAYDIPEDVDEAELDAELEALGEESMFESAMGESSLPSFMQDEVAPPQFIDEPPEQAKVKEPAGGLG, from the exons ATGAATCGACTATTTGGAACAAAAAACACGGCTCCCAAGCCAACGCTCGACGATGCTATTTCTAAAGTAG ACAACCGCATCGCGAGCATCGACGTTAAACTAGCCTCTCTCAACGCCGAGCTCTCAACCTACCAAGCCAAAATTGCCAAGATGCGCGACGGACCAGGCAAGAACGCGCTTCGCCAGAAGGCACTCAAGGTCCTGCAGCGCCGGAAACAGTACGAAGCCCAACGGGACCAGCTATCCCAGCAATCCTGGAACATGGAACAGGCAGGGATGATGCAGGATAACTTGAAGAACGTGATGACGACCGTTGAcgcgatgaagacgacgaccaaggagctgaagaagcagtatGGCAAGGTCGACATAGACAAGATCGAGCGCATGCAGGACGAGATGGCGGATCTGATGGATATTGGCAATGAAATCCAGGAGAGTATTTCGCGAGCGTATGATATCCCCGAGGATGTGGATGAGGCGGAGCTCGATGCGGAGTTGGAGGCGTTGGGTGAGGAGTCCATGTTTGAGAGTGCGATGGGCGAGAGTTCCTTGCCTAGCTTCATGCAAGATGAGGTGGCGCCGCCGCAATTTATCGATGAGCCTCCGGAAcaagccaaggtcaaggagccTGCTGGTGGTCTGGGCTAA
- a CDS encoding SAPS family protein, which produces MMFWRFGGYASVSTIDTLLDKPDVSLEELLDESELIQELKQHNTKLIEYLREDNVLKRLMDYVIAPSLVNEDDDDDEDDSNDSNAPQTNQDASTGGEKKVDPLKEILDPEDLDRAEKNRLKHAYIACEILSSETWSILESIMANRSYLRDFWGFVRRRPSLDPIQAGYFTKVNETLFDRKTSEMLEFFKSLEGIVPAILQHVDNPMVMDLLLKIISLEKAEGGQGIVDWLKTQNLIPILLSFLTPEHPASVQTSAGDFLKAIITISANATQNDQSCIGPNSLTRQLVSAQCVETLITAMLQGGNPLTVGVGIVIEVIRKNNSDYDPETIGGPDSPPTTYDPIYLGNLLRIFAKHIPDFMALIRSSKHTISDNGKVRSVERGQLSSAWGAKIEPLGFDRFKTCELMAELLHCSNMGLLNEPGSDEYVRQRDAERERLFREGAFNPHKELSALEGNDSTTDFINGSVIDCGSPEDSRVIEILNAGEDGFEDVDSSGVLVDKEKLAERKESDSQQTEPVVGDKSRTSATTEDDVKHAGEANDHEEAKMDTKEEDSSDKDLPSTVSDLTDQLDAMDLGDQRASKGATAQEDIGKSETLPSNDSNTPSATQMPSNPEAVPEPLFSKTQQQKEPVTSTPDTAGQAGNAQDSTDHGSTSVPSNTDAEDLRAHINSYVQLDPNGQPVVGDYLKIMFVKNQVVPTILDFFFRFPWNNFLHNVVYDVVQQVFNGPMERGYNRCLAIDLFETGRITQAIVAGQKRSDEAQRTQRIRLGYMGHLTLIAEEVVKFSERHPPELLSPTVMESVLNPEWIDYVEQTLSETRERDNAILGGVRPDMAIGHRQGLLNQGQSMNTSSALAEAGLNGGISNSGFQNFDMNQGSVSGGAFGLGSGSSSLLSGFGSSSDDEDEEMDEQDDKNLTEQSAEGGSENGSTNSTSQPIPILPPPPAPLSLGPSRARRQLAARLAAQKQQAAENGGSEDEPQNQTNQHENGDGQWPSNPFVIAGLDDDGDGTDSPSRAAFPSSDFPHTRKHEPFSSPTFPESGFSPPDSMSTNSSDEEGEGRVNMRRKERAPLEVDDDEDDMGEMVGPSLGPEMLDSDEEDEAIMNESLGYPDLGPGRYRSFRRSQFGPSPFGDDDDNDSSDGEDDGLVEILVPGRKSSTT; this is translated from the exons ATGATGTTTTGGCGCTTCGGGGGATACGCGAGTGTCTCCACTATTGATACCCTGCTCGACAAGCCTGATGTCAGTCTCGAAGAGTTGTTGGACGAGTCAGAGTTGatccaggagctcaagcaACATAATACGAAACTCATAGAATATCTACGAGAAGATAATGTCTTGAAACGCCTTATGGACTACGTGATTGCACCCAGCCTGGTGaacgaggatgatgatgatgacgaggacgattCGAACGACTCTAATGCCCCTCAAACGAATCAAGATGCTTCAAccggaggagagaagaaagtcgACCCTCTGAAGGAGATCTTAGATCCTGAAGATCTGGACCGAGCTGAGAAGAACCGTTTGAAACATGCGTACATCGCGTGCGAAATTCTCTCGTCTGAAACATGGTCGATATTGGAGTCAATAATGGCGAACAGAAGCTATCTGCGCGACTTCTGGGGCTTTGTGAGGAGACGACCATCTCTGGATCCTATCCAGGCAGGCTACTTTACGAAAGTCAATGAAACGTTGTTTGATCGAAAGACCAGTGAGATGCTGGAGTTTTTCAAGTCTCTAGAGGGTATAGTTCCGGCGATCCTCCAGCATGTCGACAATCCCATGGTTATGGACCTCTTGTTGAAAATTATCAGTCTGGAGAAGGCCGAAGGAGGCCAGGGAATTGTGGAT TGGCTGAAAACACAGAACCTGATTCCTATTCTTTTGTCATTCTTAACACCTGAACATCCAGCCTCCGTACAAACCTCTGCAGGAGACTTTCTCAAGGCCATTATCACTATTTCGGCAAATGCCACTCAGAACGACCAATCCTGCATTGGACCCAATAGCCTGACTCGCCAGCTTGTCTCCGCGCAGTGCGTAGAGACCCTAATCACAGCCATGTTGCAAGGTGGAAATCCGTTGACAGTGGGCGTTGGTATCGTAATTGAAGTTATTCGGAAAAATAACTCGGATTACGATCCAGAGACCATCGGTGGCCCTGATTCGCCTCCTACGACATACGACCCTATCTATCTGGGCAACCTGCTTAGGATTTTTGCCAAACATATACCGGACTTCATGGCATTGATTCGAAGTTCCAAGCATACAATCAGTGACAATGGGAAAGTACGAAGTGTGGAGAGAGGACAGCTTAGCTCTGCTTGGGGCGCTAAAATTGAGCCTCTCGGCTTTGACCGTTTCAAGACATGCGAATTGATGGCAGAGCTGCTGCACTGCAGTAACATGGGTCTTCTGAACGAACCCGGAAGTGATGAATATGTCCGCCAACGCGACGCTGAACGAGAGAGACTGTTCCGCGAAGGTGCCTTCAATCCGCACAAGGAGTTGTCTGCTCTTGAAGGAAACGATTCCACCACAGACTTTATCAATGGTTCTGTTATTGACTGTGGCTCCCCTGAAGATTCTCGAGTCATTGAAATTTTGAACGCTGGTGAGGATGGGTTCGAGGATGTCGATTCTTCTGGCGTCCTGGTCGACAAGGAGAAACTCGCCGAGAGAAAGGAGTCTGATAGTCAGCAGACGGAGCCGGTTGTGGGTGATAAATCGAGAACATCAGCCACAACGGAAGACGACGTAAAACATGCCGGCGAAGCTAACGATCATGAGGAAGCTAAAATGGacacaaaagaagaagacagctcCGACAAGGATCTCCCGTCCACAGTGTCTGACCTAACAGACCAACTTGATGCAATGGATTTGGGAGACCAACGGGCCTCCAAGGGAGCCACGGCCCAGGAAGATATCGGGAAGTCTGAGACTCTCCCCTCGAACGACTCGAATACTCCCTCTGCTACACAAATGCCGTCCAACCCTGAAGCCGTACCAGAACCTCTGTTCTCCAAAACTCAACAGCAAAAGGAACCAGTAACGTCAACACCGGATACTGCTGGCCAGGCCGGGAATGCTCAAGATTCCACGGACCATGGATCAACATCGGTGCCCTCAAACACCGATGCTGAAGACTTGCGGGCGCACATCAATTCCTACGTTCAACTCGATCCGAACGGCCAGCCTGTCGTCGGTGATTATCTCAAAATTATGTTTGTGAAGAATCAGGTCGTACCCACGATACTA gatttcttcttccgcttcccaTGGAACAACTTCCTTCACAACGTTGTGTATGATGTTGTTCAGCAAGTTTTCAATGGACCTATGGAGCGCGGATACAACAGATGTCTAGCGATCGATCTTTTTGAGACAGGGCGCATCACACAGGCGATTGTTGCCGGACAAAAACGAAGCGATGAAGCGCAGCGGACGCAACGCATCAGACTCGGCTACATGGGGCATCTTACCCTCATTGCGGAAGAAGTGGTCAAGTTCAGCGAGCGTCATCCGCCCGAACTACTTTCTCCTACAGTGATGGAAAGCGTCTTGAACCCGGAGTGGATCGATTATGTGGAGCAAACTCTTTCCGAGACGCGAGAGCGAGATAATGCAATCCTCGGCGGTGTACGACCAGATATGGCTATCGGGCACCGCCAGGGCCTGCTGAATCAAGGTCAAAGCATGAACACTTCTTCAGCACTCGCCGAGGCTGGCTTGAATGGCGGCATCAGCAATTCAGGCTTCCAAAACTTCGACATGAACCAGGGCAGTGTTTCTGGTGGCGCTTTTGGTCTTGGTAGCGGCAGCAGCTCTCTGCTGAGCGGCTTTGGAAGCTccagcgacgatgaggatgaggaaaTGGACGAACAAGACGACAAAAACCTAACCGAGCAATCCGCCGAAGGCGGTTCTGAAAAC GGATCTACGAACTCAACGAGTCAACCTATACCAATTCTtcctccacctcctgctCCCCTCAGCCTCGGACCATCTCGCGCACGACGGCAACTGGCAGCACGGCTTGCCGCTCAGAAACAGCAAGCTGCTGAAAATGGCGGCAGTGAAGACGAGCCGCAAAACCAAACTAACCAGCATGAGAACGGCGATGGTCAGTGGCCATCCAACCCATTTGTGATTGCGGGCTTGGAcgatgacggtgatggtACGGACTCGCCTTCCCGAGCCGCTTTTCCCTCTAGCGACTTTCCGCATACGCGCAAGCACGAGCCTTTCTCATCGCCTACTTTTCCCGAGTCTGGCTTCAGCCCACCGGATTCGATGTCCACTAATTCttccgatgaagaaggggaaggtaGAGTAAATATGAGGCGCAAGGAACGGGCTCCCCTGGAagttgatgacgatgaggatgacatGGGCGAGATGGTTGGGCCCTCTCTTGGACCTGAAATGCTCGActcagatgaagaggacgaagctATCATGAACGAATCTCTAGGATACCCAGATCTCGGGCCTGGCCGCTACAGGAGCTTCCGAAGATCACAGTTCGGGCCGTCTCCTTTcggggatgacgatgacaatgacagcagtgacggagaagatgatggactgGTCGAAATCTTAGTTCCTGGGAGAAAGTCTTCCACGACTTGA